The Thermodesulfobacteriota bacterium genome includes the window GGGCAGGCCCGTTTACAACGCCCTCATGAAGAAGGGCGAGACCCACCCGATCGAGGACATCGGCGGGCAGCTGAGGGGCATGATGAGCTCGCTCTTCAAGAAGAAGCTGGTGGACAAGTCGAAGAACTGATGGAGCGAAAGCGGCCACCCATAGCCACCGAGGGGTTCACCTATCTCGGCATTCTGGCGTTCCTGGCCTGGGCGGCCGCGATAACGGGGTTCACGACCGTTTCTTTCGTATTCGCGGGGGCGGCCGTCGTGGTCCTGTTTTTCTTCAGGGACCCTGAAAGGGACGTCCCCGGCGCCCCGGAGGCAGTCGTTTCGCCGGCGGACGGCGAGGTGCTGGAAGTCGCCGAGGTTTACGAAACGGACTTCCTCGGAAAGCCCGTTACCAGGGTCTCCATATCGCTCGCGCTTTACGATTGCCACATTAACAGGATGCCCGTGAAGGGCAGGGTCACCGGTACGAAATACTCCCCCGGAAGCTTCCACATAGCCAATATGCCCCGCTGGC containing:
- a CDS encoding phosphatidylserine decarboxylase, which produces MERKRPPIATEGFTYLGILAFLAWAAAITGFTTVSFVFAGAAVVVLFFFRDPERDVPGAPEAVVSPADGEVLEVAEVYETDFLGKPVTRVSISLALYDCHINRMPVKGRVTGTKYSPGSFHIANMPRWLFSEGMKRKSDDNERLSTLVETPGGDRFVVTQIAGFLARRIVSYADVDTKFEKGQRFGMIKFGSRVDVYVPEGYIIETREGRRVKAGESVIAWQDASRA